One genomic segment of Natrialbaceae archaeon AArc-T1-2 includes these proteins:
- a CDS encoding ATP-binding protein has product MARVSVIGASGTGKSYYTGALLEDRVPDFDIAVHFDLEDEEGGLSVEGNALYGTLVVDKERFESIDWPKCLFNHRRVRVVPDALDDEEIAELYGRISAAAMALCKDLEIDEAPDSALVSCDEAHQVLDKNKLDSRVNRMQTGGRKHGVETIHLTQRPALMPLTILSQSDRRVYFHVSEQRDIEKINKASVFDANELKDLTAREAIVENKHSGEFEKVDTDNCGRERPHFSGDDGLLDDALPV; this is encoded by the coding sequence ATGGCTCGAGTAAGCGTCATCGGCGCGTCGGGGACCGGCAAGAGCTACTACACCGGCGCACTCCTCGAGGACCGCGTGCCGGACTTCGACATCGCGGTCCACTTCGACCTCGAGGACGAGGAAGGCGGGCTCTCGGTCGAAGGCAACGCCCTCTACGGCACCCTGGTCGTCGATAAGGAGCGATTCGAGTCAATTGATTGGCCGAAATGCTTGTTCAACCACCGTCGGGTCCGGGTCGTGCCCGACGCGCTGGACGACGAGGAGATCGCCGAGCTGTACGGGCGGATCAGTGCCGCCGCGATGGCGCTGTGCAAGGACCTCGAGATCGACGAAGCCCCGGACTCGGCACTCGTCTCCTGTGACGAGGCACACCAGGTGCTCGACAAGAACAAGCTCGACAGCCGCGTGAACCGGATGCAGACCGGCGGCCGGAAACACGGGGTCGAGACGATCCACCTAACCCAGCGGCCGGCGTTGATGCCGCTGACGATCCTTTCACAGTCCGACCGTCGGGTCTACTTCCACGTGAGCGAGCAGCGGGACATCGAGAAAATCAACAAGGCGAGTGTCTTCGACGCGAACGAGCTGAAGGACCTGACGGCTCGCGAGGCGATTGTCGAGAACAAACACTCCGGCGAGTTCGAGAAGGTCGATACCGACAACTGCGGTCGGGAACGACCCCACTTCAGTGGTGACGACGGGCTGTTAGACGACGCGTTGCCGGTCTAG
- a CDS encoding acyl-CoA dehydrogenase: protein MPQPEIADEQARADELDETVDELEAELETQPDDEQTAAALEDAVDDDQGESEPDSDDVEIEEVELTDDDLADGDLFAGVDDVEDDEDDETGEESTSDQSNPADEFTFSGDNPTSKLQTSIEDGAAKLATVGLDDETQEALEDDLQDVFSAFRLGYYGAEFANEYILVDGDDDVDPAWALLGSSLACAAVAVAMRPDSDEQIARLKEAANLGGASA from the coding sequence ATGCCGCAGCCGGAGATCGCCGACGAACAGGCCCGTGCTGACGAACTCGACGAGACGGTCGACGAACTCGAGGCGGAACTCGAAACGCAACCCGACGACGAGCAGACGGCAGCTGCCCTCGAGGACGCGGTCGACGACGATCAGGGAGAGTCCGAACCGGATTCCGACGATGTCGAGATCGAGGAGGTCGAACTCACCGACGACGACTTGGCCGATGGAGATCTGTTCGCTGGCGTTGACGACGTCGAGGACGACGAGGACGACGAGACCGGCGAGGAGTCGACGTCCGACCAGTCGAATCCGGCCGACGAGTTCACGTTTTCAGGTGACAACCCGACGTCGAAGCTACAGACGTCCATCGAGGACGGCGCCGCGAAACTCGCGACGGTCGGGCTCGACGACGAGACACAGGAGGCCCTCGAGGACGACCTTCAGGACGTCTTCTCGGCGTTCCGCCTCGGCTACTACGGGGCAGAGTTCGCAAACGAGTACATCCTCGTCGACGGGGACGACGACGTCGATCCGGCGTGGGCGCTGCTGGGCTCGTCGCTCGCGTGTGCCGCCGTCGCCGTCGCGATGCGTCCCGACAGCGACGAACAGATTGCCCGGCTGAAAGAGGCAGCCAATCTCGGAGGTGCATCGGCATGA
- a CDS encoding DUF7344 domain-containing protein, with amino-acid sequence MALLEHNPQDDDDRDPLNQFSENEEATVLKTELVHSHLPKLAEMGYITWDRNTNEISKGPKWDEIEPLLELIDNHQDELPDGWL; translated from the coding sequence GTGGCACTCTTGGAGCATAATCCACAGGATGATGACGACCGCGACCCACTCAATCAGTTTTCAGAGAACGAGGAAGCAACGGTTCTGAAAACGGAACTGGTGCATAGCCATCTCCCGAAACTTGCTGAGATGGGCTACATCACGTGGGACCGAAACACAAACGAAATCAGTAAAGGACCAAAGTGGGACGAGATTGAACCGTTGCTTGAACTAATTGATAACCATCAAGATGAACTTCCCGATGGGTGGCTCTGA
- a CDS encoding DUF5789 family protein: MPDDKQGRDEKAEDEERRQPERKREEVRDRVHEERAMAGDPDGRLGELDKALETQNYPTTTNELVEAYGDYDIETQRGTESLEEVLASTDDQTFVSADDVRSRILGLIHR, encoded by the coding sequence ATGCCAGATGACAAACAGGGCCGAGACGAGAAAGCAGAGGACGAAGAGCGACGCCAGCCAGAGCGGAAGCGAGAGGAAGTACGTGACCGCGTCCATGAAGAGCGAGCAATGGCCGGCGACCCTGATGGGCGGCTTGGTGAACTTGATAAAGCACTCGAAACCCAGAATTATCCAACCACGACAAACGAATTGGTTGAGGCCTATGGCGACTACGATATCGAAACACAGCGCGGGACGGAATCCCTCGAAGAAGTACTTGCCTCGACTGATGACCAAACGTTCGTCTCCGCCGATGACGTTCGAAGTCGGATACTGGGATTGATCCACCGTTAG
- a CDS encoding ribbon-helix-helix domain-containing protein — protein MDHNPSSRVSFGCPDGLLEQLDEIADREEKSRSEKLRELVRKEVEAKGDLEGPQPVLPDDEQLADAYRTLHERAHAPYKDKPRVKLETAKNKLYDNDTPKSAVLDDVIKPLEKLGFLSVWPGNQNVWVVVPPMRYTDGEDVVMSAEKASA, from the coding sequence ATGGATCACAACCCCTCGAGCCGGGTGTCGTTCGGCTGTCCCGACGGGTTGCTCGAGCAGCTCGACGAGATCGCCGATCGCGAAGAGAAGAGCCGCAGCGAGAAGCTCCGCGAGCTGGTTCGCAAGGAGGTCGAAGCGAAAGGCGACCTCGAGGGACCACAGCCAGTGCTCCCCGACGACGAACAGCTCGCCGACGCCTACCGGACGCTCCACGAGCGGGCCCATGCTCCGTACAAGGACAAGCCACGTGTGAAACTCGAGACTGCGAAGAACAAGCTCTACGACAACGACACGCCGAAGTCGGCCGTCCTCGACGACGTGATCAAGCCGCTCGAGAAGCTCGGGTTCCTGTCCGTCTGGCCCGGAAACCAGAACGTGTGGGTCGTCGTCCCACCAATGCGGTACACCGACGGTGAAGACGTCGTCATGTCGGCAGAGAAAGCGTCAGCATAG
- a CDS encoding SWIM zinc finger family protein produces the protein MSTFPQPSDVEPVDFQAERDDRTESWARAHPDDALIEPFGRFGYKVTLRDGEDVHYCALGIDDSEYVGRCDCKGWQYHDGPCAHLCTLRKATFLGRIDVAETDGSPDDELEMRQATGEALEGNPHDTDIERVQQDREVQP, from the coding sequence GTGAGTACCTTCCCGCAGCCGTCGGACGTCGAACCGGTCGACTTTCAGGCCGAACGAGACGACCGGACCGAGTCGTGGGCTCGAGCGCACCCGGACGACGCCCTGATCGAACCGTTCGGCCGGTTCGGGTACAAGGTCACGCTCCGGGACGGTGAGGACGTCCACTACTGTGCGCTCGGGATCGACGACAGCGAGTACGTCGGTCGGTGTGACTGCAAGGGCTGGCAGTACCACGACGGTCCCTGTGCCCACCTCTGTACGCTTCGCAAGGCCACGTTCCTGGGCCGGATCGACGTCGCCGAGACCGATGGCAGCCCCGACGACGAGCTCGAGATGCGCCAGGCGACCGGCGAGGCACTCGAGGGGAACCCACACGACACCGACATCGAACGGGTCCAGCAGGACCGGGAGGTCCAGCCATGA